TTCCGCGCTGCGCAACGAGCGCCTGATGTTTTTGATCATCATGGCGATGGTCGTGGCGGTGGCTTCCTTCAACATCGTCGGCGTGCTCTTGCTGATGATCTTCGATCGAAGCCGCGAGATCTCGATCCTGCGGGCGCTCGGCGCGCCGAACCGCGGGGTGCAAAGGCTCTTTGGCTATCAGGGATTGGCGATCGGGGCGCTCGGCAGCGTCTTGGGGATCGCGCTGGCGGCGGGCCTGGGATGGTTCGTGCAGCGCAGCGGAGTCCTCAAGCTGGAGAAAGAAGTCTACTTGATCGAACGCCTGCCCGTCGCCTGGTCGCCGTCGGTGCTGGCGGCGACGGCGGGCGTGAGCCTGGCGATCGCGCTCTTGGCGACCTGGGTCGCGGTGCGGCGGCTCAAGCATAACCGACTGGATTTGTAGCGATGGCGGCATTGATCGAAGCCCACAACCTCCACAAGACCTACGGCGATGCCGCGGACCGCGTCGAGGTCCTGAAGGGCGTCGATTTCGCGGTGGAGGAGGGCGAGGCGGTGGCCGTCTTGGGCGCCTCGGGCGCCGGAAAGTCTACCTTGCTCCATCTGCTGGGCACTTTGGATAAACCGACGGAGGGTCGGGTGACGTTCGAAGGGAGCGATCTTTTCGCGCTCTCCGACGCCGAACTCAGCCGCTTTCGCAACCGGACGATGGGTTTCGTGTTCCAGTTCCACCATCTGCTGCCGATGCTGAGCGCCCGGGAAAACGTCATGCTGCCCCTCTTGATCGGGGGCGAAAAGAGGCGCGAGGCCGAGGCCCGCGCCGAGGCCATGCTGGCCGGGGTCGGGTTGTCGCACCGGCTCGAGCACAAGCCCTCCGAGCTCTCCGGAGGCGAGCAGCAGCGGGTGGCGATCGCCCGGGCCCTGATCGCGGGGCCGAGGGTGCTGTTCGCGGACGAGCCGACGGGAAACCTGGACAGCCGCACCGGAGAAGAAACGGCGGATTTACTGATGAAGCTTCACCAAGAATTACGGATGACCCTCGTGGTCGTCACCCACAACGAGCGGCTGGCCCAAAGGCTGCCCAGAAACGTCCGCATGCAGGACGGGCGGGTGCAGCCCGCATGAGATCCATGAGACCAAAAACACTCCTTCCCTTCCTTTTTGCCTTGTTTTTCCTGGCCGGCTTTTTTCTCCCGGGTCCCCGCGACGCCGGCGCCCAAGAACGCGTCGTCGAGATCGAGGTGCAGGGCAACAAAACCGTCGAGACGCAAGTCATCCTGACCCAGATCCAGCAGCAAAAGGGCGGCGCCTACTCCCGCGAGAAGGTCAGCGCCGACGTGGCGCGCGTCTACAAGCTGGGCCTCTTCGAGGATGTCGAGGTCGAGAAGGTCGGCGCCGCCGGCGGCGTAAAGCTCGTCTTCAAGGTCGTCGAGAAGGGGCCGATCGACGAGATCGTCATCGAGGGCAACAAGAAAGTCGGGGAGGGCAAGATCCGCGAGGTCCTCACCGTCAAGACCAACGTCCCAGCCGACAACCGCAAGCTGGGCGAGTCGAAAGAGCGGATCAAAGAGATCTACAGCAAGGAAGGCTTCAGCGCGACGACGGTGGAAACCGAGGTCCGGGAAAAGGGCGGAAAGCGTCAGCTGGTCTTCAAGATCAACGAGGTCAAGGCCGAGGTGGTTCGCGGCATCCGCTTCGAGGGCAACACGGTGTTCAGCGACCGCAAGCTCAAGGGGATCATCCGTACCAAGAAGAAGGGCATCCTTTCCTTCCTTACGGGCTCGGGCAAATACCGGCCCGAGCAGATCGAGCAGGACATCCAGCTGATCACCTACAACTACCTCAACAAGGGCTACATGAAGGTGAGGGTGGGGCAGCCCAAGGTCGAGTACAACGAGCAGGAAAAGGGCCTGATCTTGACCTACTACATCGACGAGGGCGACCCCTACCGCATCGGCGAGATCGGCTTCGAGGGCGACATCCTGACGACCAAGGAAGAGCTGCAGCGCAAGCTGCACACGATGAAGGGCAACCTCTACAGCCAGAAGATCATGGAGGAAGACCTCCAGAAGCTGACCGAGTTCTACGGAAACCAGGGCTACGCCTTCGCCAACATCAACCCGCAGACCAGCCTGCACGACGACACCAAGACCGCGGATATCAATTTCGTCATCGACCAGGGGCGCAAGGTCTTCATCGAGCGCATCAACATCACCGGCAACACCATCACCCGCGACAAGGTCATCCGCCGCGAGCTCAAGGTGGTCGAGAACAGCCTCTACAACGAGGGCCTGGTCCGGCTCTCCAAGCGCAAGCTCGAGCAGCTCGGCTACTTCGAGACCGTCGAGATCTCCACCCCGCGCGGCTCCAGCGACGACAAGCTGGTCCTCAACATCAACGTGAAAGAGAAGCCCACCGGCACCTTCAGCGTCGGCGCGGGCTTCAGCTCCTCCGAGAGCTTCCTCTTCACCGCCTCGGTCTCGAAGAACAACTTCCTCGGCTTAGGCATCAGCGGCTCGATCAACGCCGAAATCTCGGGGAGGCGCCAGCAGTTCTCCTTCCAGGTCACCGATCCCTATCTCTTCGACACCAACTGGATCCTCCAAGCCAACGGCTTCCGCATCACCAGCGACTTCAACGATTTTCGCCGCAAGTCTTTCGGCGGCGAGATCGACCTGGGCCGGCGCATCTTCGACTTCAGCTCCTTCAGCATCGGCTACCGTATCGAGGACGTCAAACTGGACGACTTCGACTTGATCGTCCCCGAGTTCTTCAAGCAGAACGCCGACGGCCTCACCTCCAGCCTGGTCTTCCAGTTCCAGCGCGACACCCGGAACAACCCCATCATCACCACCAAGGGCCTCTACAGCAACCTGTCGGTCGAGTATGCCGGCAACGGCCTGGGCGGCGACGTCGATTTCCTCCGGGTCACGGCCAACCAGAGGGTCTACATCCCCCTCTGGAAGAATTCCGTCCTCAAGTTCCAAGGCCGCGTCGGCTACATTAAATCCCTCGACGATGAACCCGTTCCGCTTTTCGAGCGTTTCTTTACGGGAGGCATCAACAGCCTGCGCGGCTACGAGTTTCGTTCCGTGGGGCCCAGCGTCACCATTCCGGACGGAATCACCGGAAAGGACGAAGAATTCGTCTACGGCGGCAACAAGCTGCTGCTGTTTAACCTCGAATACGAGTTCCCCATCTACGACGCGGCCGGCTTTCGGGGCGTGGTTTTCGTCGATGCGGGCAATACCTTCGCGGAGGACGAAGACCTAAATCCCCTGAAATTGCGTGCGGATGCGGGCGCGGGCATCCGGTGGCTTTCGCCCTTCGGCCCGCTGCGCTTCGAGTGGGGCTTCCCCTTCAAGCGCAAGGAAGGGGAGAAGCGGAGCGTCTTTAATTTCACGATCGGGTCATTTTTTTAGTGCCGAACGCCGCGACTTGATTTAAAGGATTTGCGGCTTGTTTAGGGTTTATTTCGAACAATCCTTGGTTTCCCTTAATGGAGGAAGACATTCTATGAAACGATGGAAGTATGTGTTGGCCGCCCTGTTTGTCGTCGCGATGCAAGGCGTGGCCCAGGCCCAACAACTCAAGATCGGCCTGGTCGATTTCCAAAAGGCCCTGAACGACGTCGAAGAGGGCAAGCGCGCCAAGGCCTCGCTCAAGGCCCAGTTCGAACAGAAGCAGGCCGCCCTGACCGCCAAGCAAAACGCCCTCAAGGGGCTCAAGGACCAGCTCGAGACCCAGCGCGCCGCGCTCAGCCCCGAGGCGATGAAGGCGAAAGAGGCCGAGTACCGCGACAAGTTCCTCGACCTACAGAAGACGCTGACCCAGTTCCAAAGCGAGATGGCCACCAAGGAGGCCGAGATGACCCGCGGCATCATCATCAAGATGCGCGGCGCCGTCCAATCCGTCGGGCAGAAGGGCGGCTACAACCTGATCTTCGAGACCTCGCAGGACGCCGTGCTTTACGCCCCCGGCGCCACCGACCTGACGGCCCAGGTGGTTTCCGCCTACAATTCGGGCGCTGGAGCCTCGGCGGCGAAGTAGTTTAAAAAGCCCGCGCCGGAGACCGCGATGACCGTCCGCCCGGAATTGCTCGAAATTTTAGTATGCCCGCGCTGCCAGGGTAAGGTAAGCTACGATCCTGGCAAACAGGGCCTTGTCTGCATGAAATGTGAGTTGCTCTACCCCGTGCAGGGTGACATTCCTATCATGCTGGAGGACGAGGCCTTTCCGATTCGACAGGGAGGAGAATCCATGACGGCTGGCGGCAAGCGGACGGTGGCGGTTTTCGAGATCACCGAAGGCAAGAACAAGGGGCAGATCGTCAAGCTCCCCGAGGGCACCTGCAAGGCGATCGGCCGAAGCCTCGACGACATCAACAAAACCCAGGTGTTCAGCATGGACTTCACGATGTCGCTCGACGACTTCACCAAGAAGCTCATCATGAACTACATCGCCAAGAAGTCCCCCCAGGACAAGAAGGGGATGCAGGAGGCCACCACCGACAGCATCGGGAGCTTCAAGCGTCTGCCCGACCTGGTGCTCGACGACCCGGCCATCTCGCGGCTTCATGCGATGATCTTCCACGACAGCAACGGCGCCGGGGTCCTCGACCTGGTCAGCAAGAACGGTACCTTCGTCAACGGCGAGGAGGTCGAGTCCAAGAGCCTCCAAAACGGCGATTTGGTCGAGGTCGGCGGCACCAAGATGGTATTTTCGTTCAAGTAGGGGCGAACCTTGTGTTCGCCCTCCCCGAGGGCCTTTCTTTCCAGGCCCAGCGACATTTAATCTATAACAGCTTCAAAAAGGGCGAACACAAGGTTCACCCCCACATTGTTTTTGTTCGCTTGCTCCGGATCCCGCCTAAAGGTTAAATAGGCGAAACCAGGAGCAAATATGATCAAGAGCATGACCGGCTACGGCATCGTGCAAGGCAAGGTCGGCGGCCGGCGCGTCGTCATCGAGACCAAGAGCGTCAATCACAAATTCTGCGAGGTCAACCTTCGCCTCTCCCAGCGCTTCTCCGTCCTGGAGGGCAAGATCGCGGAGGCCGCCAAGTCCTTCTTTTCCCGGGGCCGCATCGACATCCTGGTCAAAGAGGAGGCGATCCAGCCCGGCGAGGGCAACGCCCGGATCGACCTCGACCGACTCAAGGCCTACCACAAGAGCCTCAAAGCCGCGGCCCAGGCCCTCAAGCTTCCCGGAGACCTCCGGCTCGAGGCCCTGATCAACCTCCCGGATGTCCTCATCACCGAGGAGCCCCTCGATCTGGAGAGCCTGTGGCGCCAATTGGAGTCCCTGCTCAGGAAGTCCTTCGTGGCCCTCGAGAAGATGCGGCAAAAGGAAGGGCTCGCCATCGCGAAGTTCTTCCGCGACGAGTTGAAATTCCTGTCCGGAGAGGTGCAGGCCGTCGAGAAGATCGTCCCGGGCAACGTCGAACACCATCGCCAACAATTGAACGAGCGTGTTGCTCGGCTCGCCAGCGGCGTCGAGCTCGACCCGCAGCGCCTCGCGCAGGAGGTCGCGTATTTCGTCGACCGCACCGACATCTCCGAGGAGCTGCAGCGCCTGAAGCATCACATCGCCCATTTCGGCGAGATCCTGGACGAGCAGGGGCCCCTGGGGCGGAAGCTCGATTTTCTTTTGCAAGAGATGAACCGCGAGGCCAACACGCTCAGCGCGAAGGCCCAGAGCGCCGAGATCTCCCAGAAGGTCGTCAACTGCAAGCACTGCCTGGAGAAGCTCCGCGAGCAGGTGCAGAACGTCGAGTGAGGCCCCGGTCATGACGAAAAATCCCCGTCCCGCAAGGCTGTTCGTGGTCTCCGGCGCCTCCGGCACCGGGAAGACCACCCTGTGCCGCGACCTCGAGCGTGAGTTGGGGCTTTTCTTTTCGGTCAGCGCCACCACGCGTCCGCCGCGGCCCGGCGAGGCGGACGGCCGGGACTACCATTTCATTTCCCGGGAAGAATTCGATAAGATGGCCGAGGCCGGGCAATTTCTCGAATGGGCGGGCGTCCACGGCCAGTTCTACGGTACCCCGCGGGCGCCGGTCGAGGCCAGCCTGCGGGAAGGGCGGGACGTCCTGCTGGACCTGGACACCCAGGGGGCTCTGAACCTCAAGAAGATCGAGCCCAAGGCGGTGCTGATCTTCCTCATGCCCCCCTCGATCGAGGAGCTGCGCAAGCGACTGGAGAGCCGGGGCACGGACAGCCCCGAGACCATCGCCCGGCGCATCGCGCGGGCCGAGCACGAGATCGCCCAGAGCGTCCATTACGACCACGTGGTGGTCAACCGCGACCTCGCGGCGGCCAAGAAGGAGTTGAAGGCAATCTTATCCGCATGATCTCCCTGCAAGACATCCTGGCCTCGGTGCGTGGCTACAACCCCAAGGCCGACTTGAGCCTCATCGAGAAGGCTTATCGCTTTTCCGAAAAGGTCCACGAGGGGCAGAAGCGCGCCTCCGGCGAGCCTTACTTCATCCATCCCGTCGAGGTCGCCGCGATCCTGGCCGAGATGCAGCTCGACGCGGCCTCGATCGCCGCGGGGCTCTTGCACGACACCGTCGAGGACACGCTGATCCCGATCGACGAAATCAAGAAAGAGTTCGGCCCCGAGATCTCGCTCTTGGTCGACGGCGTGACCAAGCTGAGCAAGATCAAGTTCTCGACCACCGAGGAAAAGCAGGCCGAAAATTTCCGCAAGATGATGTTGGCGATGGCCGTCGACATCCGCGTCATCCTGATCAAGCTGGCCGACCGGCTGAACAACATGCGCACCCTTCATCACTTGAGCGTCGAGCGCCAGCTCAAGATCGCCAAGGAGACCGCCGAGATCTACGCGCCCCTGGCCAACCGCCTCGGTATCCAGTGGATGAAGGTCGAGTTGGAGGATCTCTCGCTCAAGTACCTGAAGCCCGAGATCTACAATACGATCTACCATCAGGTCGAGGTGGTGCGGAAGGAGCGCGAGGCTTACATGGCGCGCGTCCAGGAGCTGTTGGAGAAGAAGTTCTCCGAGTACGGCGTACAGGCCCACATTTACGGCCGGGTCAAGCACCTTTACAGTATCTACCGCAAGATGGAGAGCCAGAACATCGCCTTCGAGCAGGTGCACGACATCATGGCCTTCCGCATCATCGTTGACAACATCCGGCAGTGCTACGAGGTCCTGGGCGTGCTGCACGAGCTGTGGAAGCCGGTGCCGGGTCGCTTCAAGGACTACATTGCGATGCCCAAGGTCAACAACTACCGCTCGCTGCACACCACGGTCATCTGCCTCGAGGGGCAGCGCGTCGAGTTTCAGATCCGCACCCAGGA
The nucleotide sequence above comes from Deltaproteobacteria bacterium PRO3. Encoded proteins:
- a CDS encoding guanylate kinase produces the protein MTKNPRPARLFVVSGASGTGKTTLCRDLERELGLFFSVSATTRPPRPGEADGRDYHFISREEFDKMAEAGQFLEWAGVHGQFYGTPRAPVEASLREGRDVLLDLDTQGALNLKKIEPKAVLIFLMPPSIEELRKRLESRGTDSPETIARRIARAEHEIAQSVHYDHVVVNRDLAAAKKELKAILSA
- a CDS encoding OmpH family outer membrane protein, translated to MKRWKYVLAALFVVAMQGVAQAQQLKIGLVDFQKALNDVEEGKRAKASLKAQFEQKQAALTAKQNALKGLKDQLETQRAALSPEAMKAKEAEYRDKFLDLQKTLTQFQSEMATKEAEMTRGIIIKMRGAVQSVGQKGGYNLIFETSQDAVLYAPGATDLTAQVVSAYNSGAGASAAK
- a CDS encoding ABC transporter ATP-binding protein, whose product is MAALIEAHNLHKTYGDAADRVEVLKGVDFAVEEGEAVAVLGASGAGKSTLLHLLGTLDKPTEGRVTFEGSDLFALSDAELSRFRNRTMGFVFQFHHLLPMLSARENVMLPLLIGGEKRREAEARAEAMLAGVGLSHRLEHKPSELSGGEQQRVAIARALIAGPRVLFADEPTGNLDSRTGEETADLLMKLHQELRMTLVVVTHNERLAQRLPRNVRMQDGRVQPA
- a CDS encoding YicC family protein, which encodes MIKSMTGYGIVQGKVGGRRVVIETKSVNHKFCEVNLRLSQRFSVLEGKIAEAAKSFFSRGRIDILVKEEAIQPGEGNARIDLDRLKAYHKSLKAAAQALKLPGDLRLEALINLPDVLITEEPLDLESLWRQLESLLRKSFVALEKMRQKEGLAIAKFFRDELKFLSGEVQAVEKIVPGNVEHHRQQLNERVARLASGVELDPQRLAQEVAYFVDRTDISEELQRLKHHIAHFGEILDEQGPLGRKLDFLLQEMNREANTLSAKAQSAEISQKVVNCKHCLEKLREQVQNVE
- the bamA gene encoding outer membrane protein assembly factor BamA; translated protein: MRSMRPKTLLPFLFALFFLAGFFLPGPRDAGAQERVVEIEVQGNKTVETQVILTQIQQQKGGAYSREKVSADVARVYKLGLFEDVEVEKVGAAGGVKLVFKVVEKGPIDEIVIEGNKKVGEGKIREVLTVKTNVPADNRKLGESKERIKEIYSKEGFSATTVETEVREKGGKRQLVFKINEVKAEVVRGIRFEGNTVFSDRKLKGIIRTKKKGILSFLTGSGKYRPEQIEQDIQLITYNYLNKGYMKVRVGQPKVEYNEQEKGLILTYYIDEGDPYRIGEIGFEGDILTTKEELQRKLHTMKGNLYSQKIMEEDLQKLTEFYGNQGYAFANINPQTSLHDDTKTADINFVIDQGRKVFIERINITGNTITRDKVIRRELKVVENSLYNEGLVRLSKRKLEQLGYFETVEISTPRGSSDDKLVLNINVKEKPTGTFSVGAGFSSSESFLFTASVSKNNFLGLGISGSINAEISGRRQQFSFQVTDPYLFDTNWILQANGFRITSDFNDFRRKSFGGEIDLGRRIFDFSSFSIGYRIEDVKLDDFDLIVPEFFKQNADGLTSSLVFQFQRDTRNNPIITTKGLYSNLSVEYAGNGLGGDVDFLRVTANQRVYIPLWKNSVLKFQGRVGYIKSLDDEPVPLFERFFTGGINSLRGYEFRSVGPSVTIPDGITGKDEEFVYGGNKLLLFNLEYEFPIYDAAGFRGVVFVDAGNTFAEDEDLNPLKLRADAGAGIRWLSPFGPLRFEWGFPFKRKEGEKRSVFNFTIGSFF